A genomic segment from Triplophysa dalaica isolate WHDGS20190420 chromosome 22, ASM1584641v1, whole genome shotgun sequence encodes:
- the LOC130411274 gene encoding uncharacterized protein LOC130411274 isoform X5, whose translation MAEVGENMCLKSELEALEKQIHDLLERQTRLRERKMALETSRADARKAAIPGFKNTTSRNELHSCTCTRTAGGEIQDRSDELSPTATTGLRDFYEKSLCCPLRDEIQRCCHRRLNRPESTPLLQ comes from the exons tcagaactggaagcattggagaagcagatccacgatctactcgagaggcaaacacgtctgcgagaacgaaaaatggcgctggaaacatcccgggctgacgctcgcaaagctgcg atcccaggcttcaagaacacgacgagccgaaatgaacttcactcctgcacctgcacacgcACGGCAggaggcgaaatccaggaccggagcgatgaactctcccccaccgccacgaccggtcttcgagatttctacgagaaatcgctatgctgccctctgcgagacgaaatccaacgctgttgtcatcggagactcaatcgtccggaaagTACGcccctccttcaatga
- the LOC130411274 gene encoding uncharacterized protein LOC130411274 isoform X3 — MKRLQSTQDSGLGQNWKHWRSRSTIYSRGKHVCENEKWRWKHPGLTLAKLRSQASRTRRAEMNFTPAPAHARQEAKSRTGAMNSPPPPRPVFEISTRNRYAALCETKSNAVVIGDSIVRKVRPSFNEGKVRTHCFPGARVLNVSAQVTAILKDDERLGAVVLHAGVNDVRMRQSEILKRDFRSLVDTVRNASPTARIIVSGPLPTYRRGNEKFSRLFTLNNWLMSWCIEQKLLFVNNFDLFWERPRLFRPDGLHPSSIGAEILSDNISKTLRTI, encoded by the exons tcagaactggaagcattggagaagcagatccacgatctactcgagaggcaaacacgtctgcgagaacgaaaaatggcgctggaaacatcccgggctgacgctcgcaaagctgcg atcccaggcttcaagaacacgacgagccgaaatgaacttcactcctgcacctgcacacgcACGGCAggaggcgaaatccaggaccggagcgatgaactctcccccaccgccacgaccggtcttcgagatttctacgagaaatcgctatgctgccctctgcgagacgaaatccaacgctgttgtcatcggagactcaatcgtccggaaagTACGcccctccttcaatgaaggtaaggtgcgcactcactgttttcctggcgcccgtgttctcaatgtctctgcgcaggtaactgcgattctgaaggacgACGAAAGAttgggagccgtagttctgcacgcgggggtgaatgatgtgagaatgcgacagtcggagatcctgaagagggatttcaggagtctggtcgatactgttcgcaacgcatcgcccacggcgaggatcatcgtatcagggccgcttcctacttaccgacgagggaacgaaaagttcagtagactatttacgcttaataattggttaatgtcatggtgtattgaacagaagctgctctttgtaaataattttgatctgttctgggagcgaccaaggctcttccgccccgacgggctgcaccccagcagcattggagcggaaattctgtctgacaacatctcaaagacgctacgcaccatttga
- the LOC130411274 gene encoding uncharacterized protein LOC130411274 isoform X4 yields the protein MAEVGENMCLKSELEALEKQIHDLLERQTRLRERKMALETSRADARKAAVSVRRDCNAPITSTPCVSMHRSQASRTRRAEMNFTPAPAHARQEAKSRTGAMNSPPPPRPVFEISTRNRYAALCETKSNAVVIGDSIVRKVRPSFNEGNCDSEGRRKIGSRSSARGGE from the exons tcagaactggaagcattggagaagcagatccacgatctactcgagaggcaaacacgtctgcgagaacgaaaaatggcgctggaaacatcccgggctgacgctcgcaaagctgcggtaagtgttcgacgtgattgtaatgctcctatcacttctactccgtgtgtttctatgcacagatcccaggcttcaagaacacgacgagccgaaatgaacttcactcctgcacctgcacacgcACGGCAggaggcgaaatccaggaccggagcgatgaactctcccccaccgccacgaccggtcttcgagatttctacgagaaatcgctatgctgccctctgcgagacgaaatccaacgctgttgtcatcggagactcaatcgtccggaaagTACGcccctccttcaatgaag gtaactgcgattctgaaggacgACGAAAGAttgggagccgtagttctgcacgcgggggtgaatga
- the LOC130411274 gene encoding uncharacterized protein LOC130411274 isoform X2 has protein sequence MAEVGENMCLKSELEALEKQIHDLLERQTRLRERKMALETSRADARKAAVSVRRDCNAPITSTPCVSMHRSQASRTRRAEMNFTPAPAHARQEAKSRTGAMNSPPPPRPVFEISTRNRYAALCETKSNAVVIGDSIVRKVRPSFNEGKVRTHCFPGARVLNVSAQVTAILKDDERLGAVVLHAGVNDVRMRQSEILKRDFRSLVDTVRNASPTARIIVSGPLPTYRRGNEKFSRLFTLNNWLMSWCIEQKLLFVNNFDLFWERPRLFRPDGLHPSSIGAEILSDNISKTLRTI, from the coding sequence tcagaactggaagcattggagaagcagatccacgatctactcgagaggcaaacacgtctgcgagaacgaaaaatggcgctggaaacatcccgggctgacgctcgcaaagctgcggtaagtgttcgacgtgattgtaatgctcctatcacttctactccgtgtgtttctatgcacagatcccaggcttcaagaacacgacgagccgaaatgaacttcactcctgcacctgcacacgcACGGCAggaggcgaaatccaggaccggagcgatgaactctcccccaccgccacgaccggtcttcgagatttctacgagaaatcgctatgctgccctctgcgagacgaaatccaacgctgttgtcatcggagactcaatcgtccggaaagTACGcccctccttcaatgaaggtaaggtgcgcactcactgttttcctggcgcccgtgttctcaatgtctctgcgcaggtaactgcgattctgaaggacgACGAAAGAttgggagccgtagttctgcacgcgggggtgaatgatgtgagaatgcgacagtcggagatcctgaagagggatttcaggagtctggtcgatactgttcgcaacgcatcgcccacggcgaggatcatcgtatcagggccgcttcctacttaccgacgagggaacgaaaagttcagtagactatttacgcttaataattggttaatgtcatggtgtattgaacagaagctgctctttgtaaataattttgatctgttctgggagcgaccaaggctcttccgccccgacgggctgcaccccagcagcattggagcggaaattctgtctgacaacatctcaaagacgctacgcaccatttga
- the LOC130411274 gene encoding uncharacterized protein LOC130411274 isoform X1, translating into MITDNSFDILCLTETWLTPNDYFILNESTPPSYGYIHEPRPVGQGGGVATIVRDFLTVTRRTMHTFKSFEVLALNITVPNKSKKQLVSLTLVTVYRPPWPYTNFLIEFAEFLSDLLVNVDKVLIVGDFNIHVDIANDPSAVAFKELLDSCGVKQYFNRPTHRLNHTLDLIISHGADLTNIDVIPQSDDVSDHHLITCTLRTAEISCISRYRQGRTITSTTKDSFVKNLPDLTPLIAFPTNIESLDDMTSNMGTIFSIALEAVAPMKSKRINGRIIAAWYNNTTRTLKRETLKLERKWKQTQLEVFKIAWKESASCYKKSLKAAKAEHFHYLIENNKNNPRFLFSTIAKLTNKQTPPDLGIPPHLGSNEFMKFFTEKIETIRDNIAKTKPPSVSEEFV; encoded by the coding sequence atgatcacagacaacagttttgatatactctGCCTTACTGAAACTTGGCTTACGCCAAATGATTACTTCattctaaatgagtctactccaccaagctacggttatattcatgagccacgtccggttggtcaaggtggtggtgtcgcaacaatcgttagagactttcttaccgttactcggagaacaatgcatacatttaaatcatttgaagtgcttgcgttgaacataactgttccaaataaaagtaaaaaacaattggtctctcttacattggttactgtgtatagacccccttggccttacactaattttctgatagagttcgcagagttcttatcggatctattggttaacgtcgataaagtactgattgttggagattttaatatccacgtagatattgctaacgatccatcagctgtggcgtttaaagaactactagactcttgtggtgtaaaaCAATActtcaatagacctactcatcgccttaatcataccctagacttgattatatctcacggagccgatctaaccaatatcgatgttatacctcaaagcgacgatgtttccgatcaccatcttataacatgtacactgcgcactgcagaaatcagttgtatatctcgttatcgacaaggtagaacaatcacctcaactactaaagatagtttcgtaaagaacttgccagatctgactcctctaatagcctttccaactaatatagaatcgctcgatgacatgaccagcaacatgggcaccattttctctattgcattagaagcggtcgcacctatgaagtcaaaaaggattaatgGAAGGATCATAGCagcatggtataataacaccactcgcactctaaaaagagaaacgcttaaactggagcgaaaatggaaacaaacccaattagaggtctttaaaattgcatggaaagagagtgcaagctgttacaaaaagtcactaaaagcagcaaaagccgagcacttccattatctcatagaaaataacaaaaacaatccaaggtttttatttagtacaattgctaaactaacaaacaaacagactccacctgacctgggtattccgccgcaccttggtagcaatgaattcatgaagttttttactgagaaaatcgaaacaatacgagacaacatagctaaaaccaaacctccaagtgtgtcggaagaatttgTTTAG